AAAAGTAGAATAATATAGTTTTATCGCTTATTTAATTGAGTGAAACACAGATTAATTACACAATCTACGGCAGCCGAGAGTGGACGtgcttcacatttttctctcGATGGTTTTCTAGAAATAGCGACttaattttcattattattaactCCTTAATGACTATTAATAACAATggttttttagaaattaattaaCTAACCACTTTCTCGCAATAACAACTCAAATCCCTGATACATTTCTCAAGATGAGGAGTTAAATTCCCACTGGGTTTCTAAAGATGACTTAATTTCTTGGTGGTTTTCTAAAGATAAGGAGTTAAATTCCCTTGGTTTTCTAAAGATAGCGACTTAATTTCCACTATTAACTCCTTATAACTCCTTAACGATGGTTAATAACAATTTAACCGTTTTCTCTCGATAACAACTTAAATTCCTGATGGTTTTCTCAAGATGAGGAGTTAATTCCCCACTGGTTATCTAGAGATAATGAGTTAATTCCATATTACccacaaatactttttcttgATTTCTCAAGATAATGACTTAATTTTACGTTTTCTGGAGATAACGAGTTAATTTTCATTATTAACTCGTTATCTCAAGTTAATTTAACAATGGTTTTCTCAAGTCAAAATTAATTTCTCAATGGTTTTCTTGAGACAACTTAGctttcaaatagtttttcttGATATAATCACTTAATTTCCTGTATTTTCTAGATAAAGTATTAATGTCtccaatgtttttcttaagATATCAagttcatttcttgttttccaCATATATgcttttccccattttttttctcaaattaaatttttgagTCAAGTTAATCTtgagaaaacaaactttgttttcttgaGATCACGAGATGAACGGGCTGCATTTAAAGGATGGAATAAAGTTTCGCTTGTGAAGGGGAGAAAACCATCGGTAAATCAACTTGTCATCTCAGACAATTTAAGTTCCTGCTTGTGAAATGATTACATTACAGTTAATTATGTGTTTAGCCTAAAATTGCACgttcttccatgttttttctactttaatttgatttctgaCGTAAATCATGCGTAATCATGTGAGCCACTTGCTACGGCTAAAcgtggaaaataaataatctattaATTTGatgtctcagaaaattagaataccAAAATGTCAGGTTTCTGAAAAAATTAGTTCCTCTGCACTCTATCTGATTTTGGCTTGTTTTGCTTCCCTcctttgttgtaattttaagGCATTTACATCTAAAGAAAGTAGAACATTGTGAAAATATATGCTTTACGTTACTCATTTCAAAAACTAAAGCTATTTTTTAGATTCAGTGCGTAAAGAGTAAATATTCCAAGCCCTTATTTCTACTAATTTGATCATTTCAGcttacagaaaattaaaactttgttggcatggacaaaatgtttaaattaaacaacaaaccTGTTATTGTAACCGAGTCAATCAAACTTCACAAGCGtgagaattattttaaattttttatattgtaaGTTTTCACCTTGGTTTTCTCTCTCAGGTTAAGCGAATCACACCTGGGATGGAGCTGCAGGTGACATTCGACACGCTGAACAAGACATGAACCGAACAGGTGGGAACGTAAAAAACCAGCAGCTGAAATAAGTTACAACATACAAAGAacgataaaaaataaatattttctctcacAGAAACAGGCCAACATGAGTTTCATACAGCTGAAATGAGCTTGCTGTGATCAAACGGCATCTACTCCAAACAACCAGAACCGCTTCAGCTGTAGTATTTGGGCCCAGGGGCCACAGATATGTCCAGGTATGAACCCGGCTGGTGCAGAACCACGATTTGTTGCTTTCTCAGAACCAGCAGGGACAAGAAAGTGGCTGCAGCCTGCGATCGagtgtttcctctgcagagcGACTTCAGGCTGAAGGCGGGATCTCCGGCGGTGTggctctgctgcagaaacaaaacgcAAACAGATCCATCAGATCAGTTTCTATCAGCTGTTTGCTAGATTAgtttaggttttattggctTCAGGTGTCGTTTCAGTCTGGTTTTGTAACAGCAGTTACACAGGTGGGGAAAATAAGtcacagaaattatttttatgtagcAAAATCctccaaagaaaaaaaccccaacaaactgtcagttttgaataaaatgtgttaatgcACATTTAACAGAGtttggtagtaactagttacatttacctCCATAacctttttaacaaaatgtacttttaggagtatttttaccaCCCTGTACtttctactcttgagtaaattttctgaattttttacccactgaatgaaaacaaacatgttttaatcacCAGACACAGACTCACACCTGCAGCTTTTGATAAAGtgtctaaagttttttttattgactttccctgattttgttattttttattatatgaattattgtcattttactCCTTAAACCACTAAAATTTCCGCTGAACTTTATATTTCGGTCCGtctgattttgtcatttttaaaattaaataattgataatttgatgaatacttgagtagactttttaccaaatacttttttactcttacttgggTTAAAATATGTTCAAGTCAAGCTGTTTTTACTTCAATataatttttgggtactctacaCATCTCTGTGTAGTAGGGGTGACAAAGGTGTGGCCTGGGGACCAATCGTGGCcctttaaatgattttgtttggcccaaaattacaaatcaagaatgttaaaaaattaacaaaacagaaaataattggatgcttttattttaataagggaacctattttatgttttggatctttagtaatgtttcatttttattttcctttcagttattttttttacctgtagtttattttatttttccttagcAGGCCTTTTACCTTCAGGTCGTTGAGAAGCTTCATTGCTCTCCTGGTTATTCTCCTCTCCTCAAAGTCCTGGCTCCCCAGCAGAGACTGCAGGTTGGAAAAGCACCATGTTTTTAATCAGGGATGCTGCGCACACCGTCCAGCCAGCAGGGGAAAATTAACACCTGCCATCTGTTAGGAGCCGACAGACTAAAGCTTCCCTACCAGCtattttcagacatttcagttatttagaGCCAGAGAGGAGGCCAGCAGGCGGAGAAAAGCGACAGAAAGCGTCTGTTTCCTTGTAAGCACCTGGGTGTTGAGAGAAGTTGACTGAGTGCATTGCTCCACATTAGAGGGAAGGACAAACATGGAGTCTTCTGACGGCAGGTCGGGATGAGCGACATGTACGCCGAGTTCATCCTGACAGAAACAGATCACAAAGGAGTAAAAAACAACGACATTCCTCACATTTTCAGGTGACACTTCCTGTTAGGGCTTACTTGGATGATGGAAGAATATGACTCCTGATTGTCATTCATGAGGTCAAAGGCCATCAGCTCAGTGTTGTGAGttatttcagtgtttgaagTTGAATCTACAACACTGGCGTCGCCTGTGAAGAGGGAGCTGATGTCTCCCTGAGCTGCAatgaaaccaatcagaacaggtagagaaaaacaaaaaatctgctggaaatattttttataaaatgtcttaaaacatgcagagccccctggtggtcaaTGGGGGATTTGTTTCCTCTTATCTCACAAATGTACAACAAATTAGGATcaatgtaaatgaaaaacaaaaaaaggaggcAAAAGTTTCCATCAAAAAACTCAGCAATGTTGGgattaaatctaaaattttctaGACAAAAAACAAGAAGGTTTTTGAACTCCAAATGCAAAAATCTGTGAGAATaaactcagaaactttctaaaaaaacaaaaaaaaaaaactcaaaattataagttttttcaagaaaatctaTGAAGTTCATGTAAAAAATTCAGAgtttttatcttgaaatttCTCAACTTGGAGTTCAtagattttcctgtttttttctagagAATTTCTGATCTcataatttcagagtttttttgtagaaatttactcctttgcTTTCTGTCTACGTATTGAATACTGACAGTTTTCTGCTACACTAAGAtgttttttcatgaatattaacaTCAGggcagactggcgacctgtccagggtgaaccccgcctctcgcctggaacgtagctggagaaacgcaccagcaaccctcccgaccccattagggacaaagggtgaacagaaaatggatggatggatggattaacaTCTCGTTTGTGAGTTATCTgaagttttatgtgttttcttttggataAACGCACCGCAACCATGAAAAattgaaaagcaaaactttctattcttactttaaaacataaacatgacagAATCCTTCTGAAAgaaggaaatgaagaaaataaaaatacattcaaactatttggactatttttgAGGATAATCTGACAATTTTGGTGGATCTGTGAGTCTGAAGGTTTAATGAAGGGACATTTTCTCTTTCACCAAAACATATTACATAAACAAACGATCTACCGCCATTTTTTCTGTACCGGAATTAGGAatgtataaacacattttcactttatgGCTCTTTATCTGGCAGATTACTTCCAGATAatctgttttttacattttagaatgTATAATGTTTcccatgttaaaagtgaaataatctgccagtgttacaagtacttttttaaaaatcaatattcaaaaattattgacttaatacaaaatcttatatcttgctgaaaagtaacttgagagagttttgtcttatttctagagcaatatttctatatttgctctagaaattagacaaaagattttgtttctgcagcggATCGCaataagaaaatgcatttattttcaggcTTTTATGCATCTTTGCCCGGAGTTTCAGTGAGTTTCCTTGTGTTTGCACATTAATCACATTAAGCATGATTCATATAATCGTACCTCCTTCTTTCTCTTGGCGCATCTGTTCAACCTCTTCTACGCTGTAAAATTTCAAATGGAAGACACTTTTGGCAAAGACCTGCGAAGGCAACATCAATTTATACACAGATATAAGGTAtcaatacggtaaaaaactaaacatgttgTGAGTTTTACCTCTTTAATGAGTGGATTCACCAGGGTGGAGCACGGTTTAGAGAAGAGTTTGTCGGCGCTGCCGCTCTCCTTCCAGAGCATGAGCTGCACCGTCGGCGGGGCCATGTCCAACGGAGCAACCAGATCCAAATAATCTGAGATCTGCTCCCTGATGGCGTCGTTGCTCAGCTCCTTCGTCTGGTCAACCACCAGCTTACGTTTCCTCTTACCCAGCTTTCTCTCAGAGtttgcttaaataaaaacaattattttttagaaatcatAAAGACTTCTCAGTCCCTTCCGGATGTTGCGATGTTTTTATGTGAGAGTTGCGGattaaaatttttgattttgcaGCACCTCTCTAAAAAAGTTGAGCTTTTTGaagctttatttttacaaaacagttcaaattGCTGCACTAAAGTATCCAAAAAGGATTTTaacataattaatatttaaagtgtatGTAACATTAACAAGTAGCTTTTTGAAATATCAGCACcaatacaataaaatcatcTCCTGAGGAATTGCCAAAATACAAATGAAGACTTTGATATTGGTcattaaaattaacattaaccGGATAAACAGTAGAAGAAAGTCCTATAGAACTGGGCTTCAAAATACgtaaagaaataaagtttagaAAGTTTTCTCTCCTTTAGTAATAATTATATTTGTTTAGCATTAATGCTGCCTCAGGCCTTCTGATTATAGTTGGCCAagatgaacatttattttataatgataATTGAAATatagattagattttttaaataaaaaagttatatattgatttaaatttatttctgccattttttctcatttccccTCAAGTTTTCAGAGGCCCTGTAGCGCCTCCTACTGGCCGCCTCTTTGAAAACACTGTTATAGAGCatattgaaatgtattttgcaaaaaacaaaagcagtttttacaGTTTAGCATAATCCTGCAGGTTTGGTTTTCAAGAGacgtcatgaaacaggaagttagatTAGAAAGGGGCTAAACGGATTGGTCAAAGTTCAGCCGAGTTGcactgattggtcagaaaataaagaaaacgtTTAAGTTATTAGTGAGCAAAAGTTGCGATGACTGGTGAAAATTATAAGCCCGCAACAAATGACTGAATTTGTATTAATAGTTGCGatacaataacaaattttgctagGCGATAAATcatcccagaagttattgcaataaataacaatattgttactttgagaccatttttaagtgataaaatgacaatgacataaaaatgcaacaacacattctgaaaaatcactaaactttaaattctgatgaatatttaacactggaactgggagatgctttaaatatccaaaataaaaaacaaaacaacagaaaaaacaaataaaatgaattattaaatcTCTGTAAACtaaattgtaatttaataaaaagggtaagttgagaccaaagtatcagactgaagagttttatcatccagtttcagttagagagaaaagagaaaaacgctaaaataaatagaaattattgagcttgttttataattgatttattgcgacagacCCAGCGATCGCAACATCTCAGCTGATTTCTTAATGATCAGCTGAGATGTTGCGATCCATTTCCCATTTCACTGGGAAATGGAGGATCCCAGTTTGAGGCGTTTGCTTACGAGTGATGGGAACAGGTTCTAAAGCGAAAGCGGCCTCATCATTGGTCAGCAGAGTGGTTTCAGTTACCGTCTCCTCAGGAACGCCAAGGTCAACATCTGGAAAACACGAGGCGTTCATGAAACACGACCATCACGCACATGAAAACTCAGAGAGTTCGTTCCAGACATAAAAGTGCTGTTCTGTAAAACTTCGTCACCCATGTGAGGTTGATCATCCTGAATTGGAGAACcttctttattttcactttgcagCTCTTCCTGGATGAAACTCTGGGACTCAGTCTGATCTATGGGGTTCGACAGGAAGTCTGACGGGAAACCAAGAAGCAGCAGATCCCTTTAATCTTTGAGAAATTGTTAcctttaatgaaaataaacattaaagctgcagtatgcaacttttataaaaacaatatttacatatttgttgaaactgtcacatACAGCTCggtaaaaaaattaagagaccatttaaaatgatccgtttctctgattttactctttatagctatatgtttgagtaaaatgaactttgttcttttattctatgaactgctgacaacatgtctctgaaataccaagcaaaaattttgtttttatttgcagaaaatgagaaatggtcaaaataacaaaaaagatgcagttcTTTCAGGTctgaaataatgcaaagaaaacaagttgatattcatttagaaacaacaaaactaatgttttaagtcaggaagagttcaggaatcaatacttggtggaataaccaggaggttttcaatggggttcagtgctgTGCACTCTTCATTTTTTACCAGAGCTGTGTATTGTGACagtatggaaaaaatataaaatcaagctcctctgcatTCTCCCAGCTACAAACTacaaacaactaatcagagttcggaggtgggtcttagcgctgtcaattagccagttagcatgaccaccgataatgatttattgcgacaacaataaatcattaaatggttttcctgtaatgacaAGTTGTTTCtgtgccattagcacatttagcagcgtgtagatgaggatgattgacagcgataacaccctctgattggttgttcttgGCCTGGAGCAGTGTGTTTCTCTATCGTAGCTCAGGGAGacggtggaggagattgatgttttcacagattatctgcttAATTACAATCTGTCAGGACATGGTGAcagatttgacaaaatattttttataaacgtTACATAATGCAGCTTTAACAAAACAAGGGAAATAGTTAAactatttagctttttaatatAGTTTACCAATTGATTAGACtcaataaaagaacaaacaggAGATTAATTAGTTCGGCACACACTACCAAGTAGGTCGAATTCGTTCTCCTCATCGCCAAATCCGTCTCTATGTGCTGAAAAGTCATCAAAGCTTTGGTCCAGCAGTGTGTTTGCTTGGCTCTGTGACTCATCGCCTACATGTCAGAAAGAGCGAAGCAGgggaggaaaagaaacagataAAGACTAAATAAGAAGCAGCTTTGTCCTAGGAAATGTGGTGTCAAAACAAATGGATACTGCCTAATTAACAGAgactaaaatgataaaactacTGTAAACATCAAACTCTGGAGGAGTATGAAAACAATCTGGCTCTCACCGATGTCTTGAAAGTTCAAAAACTGATGTCCGAAATCTTCTTTCAGAGTGATTTCCTCTGAGCGACACTGGTTCAGTGACACATCGATGTCACTTAGGTGATTAAAGATGAGGAACATTTACATCAGAACCTGATACTGCTGAGTAATCAATTTGAAATAGTTTCCGTGGGAATTAGAAACATTTCCAAGAGAATTGGAGAACATATTGGTGATGAGAGTTTGTGGAGCCTGAGCTGTCACCTGAGCAGAGGCAGCGGCGTATCAAAGGCAGTGAAATCTTCGACCAGAGTGATCGCCTTCACTGTCGCCTCAAGCCCTTCCACAGGCATATCAGTCTGACCTGAaatattgacataaaaaaacatcaatgttGCATTAATGGTTAATTATTTCAATTCAAAGCAGTAttgaaacagataaaaacaatgtacATGTCTATAATTCAAGaataaaacaatcataaaaaataggatttattttttatttttttattatagccTGCACACATtatgagtttaaaaaataatgtaaaatgaagagtccactgcactgaaccccactgaaaacctcctggtttttcca
The genomic region above belongs to Xiphophorus maculatus strain JP 163 A chromosome 1, X_maculatus-5.0-male, whole genome shotgun sequence and contains:
- the LOC102229371 gene encoding double-strand-break repair protein rad21 homolog — encoded protein: MMFFTQLFTSKRGPLAKIWLAAHWEKKLTKAHVFECNLETSIRDILSPNMKIGLRTSGHLLLGVVRIYSRKTKYLLADCSDALIKIKMAFRPGQTDMPVEGLEATVKAITLVEDFTAFDTPLPLLSDIDVSLNQCRSEEITLKEDFGHQFLNFQDIGDESQSQANTLLDQSFDDFSAHRDGFGDEENEFDLLDFLSNPIDQTESQSFIQEELQSENKEGSPIQDDQPHMDVDLGVPEETVTETTLLTNDEAAFALEPVPITPNSERKLGKRKRKLVVDQTKELSNDAIREQISDYLDLVAPLDMAPPTVQLMLWKESGSADKLFSKPCSTLVNPLIKEVFAKSVFHLKFYSVEEVEQMRQEKEGAQGDISSLFTGDASVVDSTSNTEITHNTELMAFDLMNDNQESYSSIIQDELGVHVAHPDLPSEDSMFVLPSNVEQCTQSTSLNTQSLLGSQDFEERRITRRAMKLLNDLKQSHTAGDPAFSLKSLCRGNTRSQAAATFLSLLVLRKQQIVVLHQPGSYLDISVAPGPKYYS